The following coding sequences lie in one Pseudoalteromonas sp. Scap06 genomic window:
- a CDS encoding PAS domain-containing methyl-accepting chemotaxis protein, translating to MRRNQSLIDEEVTFEEQQELVSTTDLRGVITYANHEFCSIAGYEMDELINKNHNIVRHPDMPKAAFKEMWDTLKQGHSWRGAVKNLCKDGRYYWVDAFVTPIFEHGQLIGYQSVRVKLSQRAKRRAQKLYAKINANQSLFSWREHTSLRQGLSIAGVLVWLACVAIWGSIAIAAVNLMVCIIILVLNYDELIATPATLKQQKSQADSVSRYVFSGSHPHSISDYREQMLCAKLKTVLGRVKDSTLSFNTIAQGLDQQSTLTEQGISSQGTQLEQIATAMSQMSTTIGEISNNTNNTADKVGITYQSCSDIKSHIADNSKMVSDLAMQVEQAATTATGLASEADKIGQVMSEIEGIAEQTNLLALNAAIEAARAGEHGRGFAVVADEVRALSSRTQNATAQIHSSIKEIQDTLFSWSKIMQSTKQQADDCVNTTGQTQQELDSIFTQISEISQLATDISAAAEQQQVVSRDIGSNVEKIKGLGDDNLQLSYSVAHGAAELVEGSRKVNDLLLTFKV from the coding sequence ATGCGTCGTAATCAAAGCTTGATAGATGAAGAAGTCACTTTTGAAGAGCAGCAAGAGTTAGTTTCAACAACCGATCTTCGAGGTGTTATTACCTATGCTAATCATGAATTTTGCAGTATTGCTGGCTATGAAATGGATGAACTCATTAATAAAAACCACAATATAGTTCGCCACCCTGACATGCCTAAGGCGGCATTTAAAGAAATGTGGGACACCTTAAAGCAAGGCCATTCGTGGCGAGGAGCTGTAAAGAATTTATGTAAAGACGGCCGTTACTATTGGGTTGATGCATTTGTAACACCTATTTTTGAACATGGCCAATTGATTGGTTATCAGTCTGTGCGTGTAAAACTCTCGCAACGCGCAAAACGCAGAGCACAGAAACTGTATGCCAAAATTAACGCTAATCAGTCACTATTTAGCTGGCGTGAACACACCTCACTCAGACAAGGCTTAAGCATAGCCGGTGTTTTAGTTTGGTTAGCCTGTGTTGCTATTTGGGGATCAATCGCGATTGCAGCGGTTAACTTGATGGTGTGTATTATCATTCTAGTTTTAAATTATGATGAACTAATAGCAACACCTGCGACCCTAAAGCAGCAAAAGAGTCAGGCTGATTCGGTGTCTCGTTATGTATTTAGTGGTTCACACCCTCACAGTATTAGTGATTACCGAGAGCAAATGCTTTGCGCCAAGTTAAAAACGGTACTCGGTCGTGTTAAAGACTCAACCTTGAGTTTTAATACAATTGCTCAAGGCTTAGATCAGCAATCTACGCTGACCGAACAAGGAATTTCCTCTCAGGGAACTCAGCTTGAGCAAATAGCCACTGCAATGTCACAAATGAGCACCACCATTGGTGAAATTTCTAATAATACTAATAATACCGCAGATAAAGTGGGGATCACTTATCAAAGCTGCTCTGATATAAAAAGTCATATTGCCGATAATAGCAAAATGGTATCTGACTTAGCTATGCAAGTTGAGCAAGCGGCAACCACAGCCACAGGACTTGCCTCTGAGGCCGATAAAATTGGTCAGGTAATGAGTGAAATAGAAGGCATTGCAGAGCAAACCAATTTGTTAGCACTTAACGCTGCGATTGAAGCTGCCCGTGCTGGTGAGCATGGTCGGGGTTTTGCGGTGGTCGCTGATGAAGTGCGCGCATTATCTTCACGTACTCAAAACGCCACAGCACAAATTCATAGCTCCATTAAAGAGATTCAAGATACCTTGTTTAGCTGGTCTAAAATCATGCAGAGCACAAAACAACAAGCCGATGACTGTGTGAACACTACAGGTCAAACGCAGCAAGAGCTGGATAGTATTTTTACTCAAATTAGTGAAATTTCACAGCTTGCCACCGATATTTCAGCTGCCGCAGAGCAACAACAAGTGGTAAGTAGAGACATTGGCAGCAATGTTGAAAAAATTAAAGGTTTGGGGGATGACAATTTACAGCTTAGTTATAGCGTAGCGCATGGCGCTGCTGAATTGGTGGAAGGCTCACGAAAAGTAAATGATTTACTGCTTACCTTTAAAGTTTAA
- the gshA gene encoding glutamate--cysteine ligase gives MATYNLKNTLNALSNADNQHAIKGIMRGIERESLRIKPDGSISKQAHPEGVGCALTNGHITTDFSESLLEFITPVSESSTQTLQQLKDLQKFTLEHMGDELLWPISMPCFINHQDDIVLAQFGDSNVGKMKTLYREGLKNRYGSMMQAIAGVHFNISFPETLWQSLHSLKQSSAKLEDFISDGYLALIRNFKRELWLISYMFGASPALCSSFLQGRKSDLPFKKLGKGTLYLEVGTALRLGNLGYTNSAQSSLRVMYNSLDEYVAGLKKAINTPSDIYGSIDDYTSAEPKQLNKNILQIENEFYSPIRPKRNAKNGETPTDALLRAGIEYIEIRALDVNPFSEVGIDLEQIHFLDVFLTYCLLKDSAPMDWEEQARSTENLDTVVNQGREKGLMLNFNNEQRSLESWGDEIFNQLVDVAKWMDSAYGVDYYSNTIKRMATWVHNPTLTYSGRYVEQLKASGLDNGHYALSLAQKYKQSHDIASYTEFSKSWLAQQATESYQAQKAIEQADNQSFTAFLDTYFSK, from the coding sequence TTGGCAACTTATAATTTAAAGAACACGCTCAACGCGCTATCTAATGCAGATAATCAGCATGCTATTAAAGGTATTATGCGCGGTATTGAGAGAGAATCACTAAGAATTAAACCTGATGGTTCTATTTCTAAGCAAGCTCACCCTGAAGGGGTTGGCTGTGCGCTTACCAACGGACATATCACGACTGACTTTTCTGAGTCTTTACTTGAGTTTATTACACCGGTTAGCGAGTCATCAACGCAAACGTTACAACAGCTAAAAGATTTACAAAAGTTCACCCTAGAACATATGGGCGATGAACTGCTGTGGCCAATTAGTATGCCGTGTTTTATAAATCATCAGGACGATATTGTATTAGCACAATTTGGCGATTCTAACGTTGGTAAAATGAAAACCTTATATCGTGAAGGTTTAAAGAACCGTTACGGCAGTATGATGCAAGCGATTGCCGGCGTGCACTTTAATATTTCTTTTCCAGAAACGTTATGGCAGTCACTACACTCACTAAAGCAAAGTAGCGCGAAGCTTGAAGACTTTATATCTGATGGGTACTTAGCATTAATTCGCAATTTTAAACGCGAGTTGTGGTTAATTAGTTACATGTTTGGTGCGTCACCGGCATTGTGTAGTTCATTTTTGCAAGGGCGTAAAAGTGATTTACCGTTTAAAAAGCTAGGTAAAGGTACTTTATATTTAGAAGTAGGCACGGCGCTTCGATTAGGTAATCTAGGTTATACCAACAGTGCACAGTCATCATTACGCGTGATGTATAACTCATTAGATGAATATGTAGCAGGGCTTAAAAAAGCCATAAATACGCCTTCAGATATTTATGGCAGTATTGACGACTACACCAGTGCAGAGCCAAAGCAATTAAATAAAAATATTCTACAAATAGAGAACGAGTTTTACTCGCCAATTCGCCCCAAGCGTAATGCTAAAAATGGTGAAACACCCACCGATGCTTTACTAAGAGCGGGTATAGAATATATTGAAATTCGTGCATTGGATGTTAACCCATTTAGTGAAGTAGGCATTGATTTAGAGCAAATACACTTTTTAGATGTATTTTTAACCTATTGTTTATTAAAAGACTCAGCGCCTATGGACTGGGAAGAGCAAGCGCGAAGCACTGAAAATCTTGATACAGTAGTAAACCAAGGCCGAGAAAAAGGCCTAATGCTTAATTTTAATAATGAGCAGCGCAGTCTTGAATCATGGGGTGATGAAATATTTAATCAGCTCGTTGATGTTGCTAAGTGGATGGATAGCGCGTACGGGGTTGATTATTACTCAAACACTATTAAGCGCATGGCAACGTGGGTGCATAATCCTACATTAACTTATTCAGGGCGTTATGTTGAGCAATTAAAAGCATCAGGGCTAGATAATGGTCATTATGCACTCTCACTTGCTCAAAAGTATAAACAAAGCCATGATATAGCCAGTTATACTGAATTCTCAAAGTCGTGGTTAGCGCAACAAGCGACAGAGTCTTACCAAGCTCAAAAAGCAATTGAGCAAGCCGATAATCAATCATTTACTGCATTTTTAGATACATATTTTAGTAAGTAG
- a CDS encoding HlyC/CorC family transporter, giving the protein MDDISTSTLFIILGLLVLFSAYFSGSETGIMSINRIRLRHLAKENHRAAKRVSKLLSRPDRLIGLILIGNNLVNIAAAQVATIIGIRLYGDLGIAIATGALTLVVLIFAEVTPKTLAALYPERVAFPSSVILKGLLKILFPFVVVVNWMTNGILRLFGISAAQIDEHSMSKEELKTVLNESGALIPARHQSMLTSILDLEQVTVEDIMIPRNEIVAIDINDDWKIISKQLTHAQHTRVLLYRDNIDDAVGFIHSRDALRLLTKEQFDKPSLLRAVREIYFIPEGTSLNTQLLKFQLSKERIGIVVDEYGDIQGLVTLEDILEEVVGDFTTTQTRTPSEEVTTQNDGSYIVDGGANVRDLNKEMGWEFPLDGPKTLSGLIVEYLEDIPDANLSIRIAGYPVEVLEVKENMIKQVKIQPNKRKK; this is encoded by the coding sequence TTGGACGACATATCGACAAGTACCCTGTTTATCATATTAGGTTTATTGGTGCTTTTTTCTGCTTACTTCTCCGGGTCAGAAACCGGAATCATGTCAATCAACCGTATTCGTTTGCGACACCTCGCTAAAGAGAACCATCGTGCTGCGAAACGCGTTAGTAAATTACTGAGTCGACCAGATAGGTTGATAGGTCTGATACTCATTGGTAATAACCTGGTTAATATTGCGGCAGCTCAGGTAGCTACCATTATTGGTATACGCTTGTATGGCGATTTAGGTATTGCGATAGCGACAGGTGCATTAACACTTGTTGTACTAATTTTCGCTGAAGTAACGCCAAAAACACTGGCTGCCCTCTATCCTGAGCGAGTCGCTTTTCCCAGCTCTGTGATACTCAAAGGTTTGTTAAAAATACTCTTCCCGTTTGTGGTTGTTGTTAACTGGATGACCAACGGCATATTACGCTTATTTGGTATTAGTGCTGCACAAATAGATGAGCACAGCATGAGTAAAGAAGAATTAAAAACCGTGCTTAATGAATCAGGGGCTTTGATCCCGGCGCGCCACCAGAGTATGCTGACCTCAATTTTAGATTTAGAACAGGTTACCGTTGAAGATATTATGATACCCCGCAATGAAATTGTGGCGATTGATATCAACGATGACTGGAAAATAATTAGTAAACAGCTGACTCATGCTCAACATACTCGCGTACTCTTATATCGCGACAATATAGATGATGCAGTGGGATTTATTCACTCTCGTGATGCATTGCGTCTTCTTACTAAAGAGCAATTCGATAAACCTTCGCTACTGCGCGCTGTACGTGAAATTTACTTTATTCCTGAGGGAACGTCGCTTAACACCCAACTACTGAAGTTCCAATTATCAAAAGAACGAATTGGTATTGTTGTTGATGAATATGGCGATATCCAAGGCTTAGTTACTCTAGAAGATATTCTTGAAGAGGTTGTGGGCGATTTCACCACTACTCAAACTCGTACACCGAGTGAAGAAGTAACCACACAAAATGATGGCTCTTATATTGTTGATGGTGGTGCTAACGTACGCGACTTAAATAAAGAAATGGGTTGGGAATTCCCATTAGATGGCCCTAAAACGCTAAGTGGCCTCATTGTTGAGTACTTAGAAGACATCCCTGATGCTAACTTAAGCATTCGTATTGCAGGTTATCCGGTTGAGGTACTTGAAGTGAAAGAAAACATGATTAAACAAGTTAAAATTCAGCCCAATAAACGTAAAAAATAA
- a CDS encoding inner membrane protein YpjD, protein MLIISLTIIASLFYVLATSHVLSRLFHHQGPSQKVTIILSTVAILAHMLLLVNSVFRADGQDLSIVNVALLTCWIIVLCVTTVSLKFPATLLLPVVYGFAALLTISSLFIPHHVLLQSINVELALVAHISLSLLAYCILIIATLYGVQFYFIDKRLKRKDLAIVHSHLPPLMVVERQLYQLLNLGTVLLSVALITGFVFLDGMFAKEFIHKTILSLVAWAIFTTIAVGHVKRGWRGKVVVVSIMIAAFTLTLAYFGSRFIQEVVLNKF, encoded by the coding sequence ATGCTGATTATTAGTTTAACTATTATTGCCAGTTTATTTTATGTGTTAGCAACGTCTCACGTGCTTTCGCGGTTGTTTCATCATCAGGGCCCGAGCCAAAAAGTTACTATTATACTCAGTACGGTCGCTATTTTGGCGCACATGCTGCTTTTAGTAAATTCGGTATTTAGAGCTGATGGACAAGATTTAAGCATTGTTAATGTGGCATTGCTGACTTGCTGGATTATCGTGCTGTGTGTTACTACCGTTTCTTTGAAGTTTCCCGCGACCTTGCTACTACCTGTAGTTTATGGTTTTGCTGCGCTATTAACAATTTCTAGCTTATTTATCCCTCATCATGTTCTATTACAAAGTATTAATGTAGAGCTGGCGCTAGTTGCGCATATATCACTGTCATTATTAGCCTACTGCATTTTAATTATTGCAACTTTGTATGGCGTACAGTTTTACTTTATTGATAAACGCTTAAAACGAAAAGACCTAGCGATAGTTCACAGTCACTTACCGCCGCTAATGGTAGTAGAGCGCCAACTTTACCAGTTATTAAACTTAGGCACCGTATTATTAAGTGTGGCGCTTATTACCGGATTTGTATTTCTAGATGGCATGTTTGCCAAAGAGTTTATTCACAAAACAATCCTATCCTTAGTTGCTTGGGCCATTTTCACTACAATTGCGGTTGGCCATGTAAAACGTGGTTGGCGAGGAAAAGTAGTGGTAGTTAGTATAATGATTGCCGCTTTTACACTCACACTCGCTTATTTTGGTAGCCGTTTTATACAAGAAGTGGTCCTGAATAAGTTTTAA
- the ffh gene encoding signal recognition particle protein: MFENLQERLGKTLKNISGRGRLTEDNIKDTLREVRMAFLEADVALPVVREFVKQVKERAVGIEVTKSLSPGQVFIKIVREELEKAMGEANEELSLNAQPPAVVMMAGLQGAGKTTSVGKLAKFLKERKKKSVLVVSADVYRPAAIKQLETLATEVDVEFFPSDISQKPVDIAQAAISHAKKKFIDVVLVDTAGRLHVDNDMMDEIKALHGAINPIETLFVVDAMTGQDAANTAKAFDEALPLTGVILTKTDGDARGGAALSIRHITGKPIKFMGVGERTDALEPFHPDRIASRILGMGDVLSLIEEVEMKVDKEQAEKVAKKVFKGDGFTLDDFADQLKQMKNMGGMMSMLDKLPGMQNIPDAVKGQMGDKTFIQMEAIISSMTKKERARPEIIKGSRKKRIAAGSGTQVQEINKLLKQFTQMQKMMKKMKGKGGMQKMMRGMKGMLPPGMMGGGGPKF; the protein is encoded by the coding sequence ATGTTTGAGAACCTCCAAGAACGATTAGGTAAAACCCTAAAAAATATTAGTGGCCGTGGCCGCCTAACTGAAGACAACATTAAAGATACACTTCGTGAAGTGCGAATGGCATTTTTAGAAGCCGATGTGGCGTTGCCTGTTGTTCGCGAGTTTGTAAAACAAGTAAAAGAACGCGCAGTGGGTATTGAAGTTACTAAAAGCTTAAGTCCTGGCCAAGTATTTATAAAAATTGTGCGTGAAGAACTTGAAAAGGCCATGGGTGAAGCTAATGAAGAGCTAAGCCTTAACGCGCAACCTCCGGCTGTTGTGATGATGGCGGGTCTTCAAGGTGCTGGTAAAACAACCAGTGTGGGTAAACTGGCTAAGTTTTTAAAAGAGCGCAAGAAAAAATCTGTGCTGGTAGTGAGTGCCGATGTTTACCGTCCTGCGGCAATTAAGCAGTTAGAAACATTAGCGACAGAAGTAGATGTAGAGTTTTTCCCAAGTGACATTTCACAAAAGCCAGTTGATATAGCACAAGCTGCTATTTCTCACGCGAAAAAGAAATTTATTGATGTGGTATTAGTCGATACTGCAGGTCGCTTGCATGTTGATAATGACATGATGGATGAAATCAAAGCGCTTCATGGTGCAATTAACCCAATCGAGACTTTATTCGTTGTTGATGCAATGACAGGTCAAGATGCTGCAAACACTGCAAAAGCATTTGATGAAGCTCTACCGCTTACCGGTGTGATTTTAACTAAAACAGACGGTGATGCCCGTGGTGGTGCTGCGTTATCTATTCGTCATATTACCGGGAAACCTATTAAGTTTATGGGTGTTGGTGAGCGTACTGATGCACTTGAACCTTTCCACCCTGATCGTATCGCCTCACGTATTTTAGGCATGGGTGATGTACTTTCATTAATCGAAGAAGTCGAGATGAAAGTAGATAAAGAGCAGGCAGAAAAAGTAGCGAAAAAAGTATTTAAAGGTGATGGTTTTACACTGGATGATTTTGCTGATCAATTAAAGCAAATGAAAAATATGGGCGGCATGATGTCGATGCTTGATAAACTGCCAGGCATGCAAAACATCCCAGATGCAGTAAAAGGCCAAATGGGTGATAAAACCTTTATTCAAATGGAAGCGATTATTAGCTCTATGACGAAAAAAGAGCGTGCACGCCCTGAAATCATTAAAGGTTCGCGTAAAAAGCGCATTGCAGCTGGGTCGGGTACTCAAGTACAAGAGATCAATAAGCTGCTTAAGCAGTTTACCCAAATGCAAAAAATGATGAAAAAAATGAAAGGTAAAGGTGGCATGCAAAAAATGATGCGTGGCATGAAAGGGATGTTACCACCGGGAATGATGGGTGGCGGTGGCCCGAAATTTTAA
- the rpsP gene encoding 30S ribosomal protein S16 produces MVTIRLQRGGAKKRPFYQIVVADSRFSRDGRFIEKVGFFNPIASGQEEKLRLDLSRVDHWVGQGAGLSDRVAKLVKDARKAA; encoded by the coding sequence ATGGTAACTATTCGTTTGCAACGTGGTGGCGCTAAAAAACGCCCTTTCTATCAAATTGTGGTTGCGGATAGCCGTTTCTCGCGTGACGGTCGCTTCATCGAGAAAGTTGGTTTCTTTAACCCAATCGCTTCGGGTCAGGAAGAAAAACTTCGCTTAGATTTATCTCGTGTAGATCACTGGGTAGGTCAGGGCGCAGGTCTTTCAGATCGTGTAGCTAAATTAGTTAAAGACGCTCGTAAAGCGGCTTAA
- the rimM gene encoding ribosome maturation factor RimM (Essential for efficient processing of 16S rRNA): MSQENTSSIIVVGKLGAPYGIKGWLKVHSFTDDPAGIFDFSPWLIGQQGKWQSLEVVDWRRHNKGFIAKFAQVNDRDEAMAYTHAEISMDATQLPELPQGEFYWRDLIGMSVMTDKGYNLGIVDDLMETGSNDVLVVKANSKDAFGQSERLIPFLTDSVIKEVKYDVKEITVDWDPGF, encoded by the coding sequence ATGAGTCAAGAGAACACCTCATCAATAATTGTCGTAGGAAAGCTCGGCGCCCCTTATGGTATAAAGGGCTGGCTTAAGGTACATTCATTTACTGATGATCCCGCAGGGATCTTCGATTTCAGCCCGTGGTTGATAGGGCAACAAGGTAAATGGCAGTCCTTAGAAGTGGTCGACTGGCGTCGCCACAACAAAGGCTTTATCGCTAAATTTGCGCAAGTAAACGACAGAGACGAAGCAATGGCTTATACCCATGCAGAAATCTCAATGGATGCAACGCAATTACCAGAACTCCCGCAAGGTGAGTTTTATTGGCGAGATCTCATTGGCATGTCGGTTATGACTGATAAAGGTTATAATCTTGGCATTGTTGATGACTTGATGGAGACAGGCTCAAATGACGTACTGGTTGTTAAAGCAAACAGTAAAGATGCATTTGGTCAATCGGAGCGTTTAATTCCTTTTTTAACTGACTCAGTTATAAAAGAGGTTAAATACGACGTGAAAGAAATTACCGTAGACTGGGATCCTGGGTTTTAA
- the trmD gene encoding tRNA (guanosine(37)-N1)-methyltransferase TrmD, whose protein sequence is MTQTSSLWVGVISLFPDMFDAITQQGVTGRAVKNGLIDFNCWNPRDYALDKHRTVDDRPYGGGPGMLMMVKPLEKAILDAKKAAGDGAKVIYMSPQGRKLDQQGASELANSEKLILIAGRYEGVDERIIESYVDEEWSIGDFILSGGELPAMTLIDAVARLVPGVLGHNQSAEQDSFSDGLLDCPHYTRPETLDDKQVPAVLLSGNHQAIAKWRLKQSLGRTWLRRPDLLHNLALTEEQAVLLAEFQQEYQKACG, encoded by the coding sequence ATGACTCAAACTAGTTCATTATGGGTTGGGGTGATAAGCCTTTTCCCGGACATGTTTGACGCAATTACCCAACAAGGGGTTACTGGTCGCGCAGTAAAAAATGGATTAATCGATTTTAACTGCTGGAACCCACGAGACTACGCTTTAGACAAGCATAGAACCGTAGATGATCGTCCTTACGGGGGCGGACCCGGTATGTTAATGATGGTTAAACCATTAGAAAAAGCCATCCTTGATGCTAAAAAAGCGGCAGGCGATGGTGCTAAAGTAATTTATATGTCCCCACAAGGGCGCAAACTTGATCAGCAAGGAGCTAGCGAATTAGCTAACTCTGAAAAACTGATTTTGATTGCCGGTCGATATGAAGGTGTAGATGAGAGAATAATAGAGTCATACGTTGACGAAGAATGGTCAATTGGTGATTTTATTTTGAGTGGTGGTGAACTACCAGCCATGACACTAATTGATGCAGTAGCGCGATTAGTGCCAGGCGTGTTAGGACACAATCAATCAGCAGAGCAAGACTCATTTTCGGATGGCTTGCTAGATTGTCCTCACTATACACGACCAGAAACATTGGACGACAAACAGGTTCCTGCTGTATTACTCAGTGGTAATCACCAAGCGATAGCAAAATGGCGGCTTAAGCAGTCATTAGGTAGAACTTGGTTACGACGTCCTGACTTGTTGCATAACCTAGCTCTGACTGAGGAGCAAGCGGTATTACTCGCAGAATTTCAGCAAGAGTACCAAAAAGCTTGTGGCTAG
- the rplS gene encoding 50S ribosomal protein L19 — translation MAKVNQNIIKALEEEQLKTDVPAFGPGDTVVVQVKVKEGAKERLQAFEGVVIAKRNRGLHSAFTVRKISNGEGVERVFQTHSPLIDSVTVKRRGAVRRAKLYYLRERSGKSARIREKLN, via the coding sequence ATGGCAAAAGTAAACCAAAATATTATTAAAGCGCTTGAAGAAGAGCAGCTTAAAACAGACGTACCTGCATTTGGCCCTGGTGATACAGTGGTTGTACAGGTAAAAGTAAAAGAAGGTGCTAAAGAGCGTCTACAGGCCTTTGAAGGTGTTGTAATCGCTAAGCGTAATCGTGGTCTTCACTCAGCATTCACAGTTCGTAAAATCTCGAACGGTGAAGGTGTTGAGCGTGTATTCCAAACGCATAGCCCTCTTATCGATAGCGTAACAGTTAAGCGTCGCGGTGCAGTTCGTCGTGCTAAGCTTTACTATCTACGTGAGCGTTCTGGTAAATCTGCACGTATTAGAGAAAAACTTAACTAA
- a CDS encoding MYG1 family protein, giving the protein MNDKTIVTHNGNFHADDVFSIAALKIIFPSFTLIRTRDNAIINDADVVIDVGGQYDPQTDRFDHHQRGGAGARENGIPFSSFGLVWRKYGLAICDDNQDVANAVDAGLVSTIDAIDCGHVEGVATGISLSQTISMFNPTWEEESDFDTAFDQAVEFAHTLLIRFVASARGGLNAKKIVAQAIKQADDPRLIVLERYTPWKKTVHSLSDEALFVVYPSHSGKWIVQTVPAELGSFEDRKSLPSPWAGLSDEEFQAVTGIDDAMFCHNGLFIAGAESFDSVMSLAAMALEY; this is encoded by the coding sequence ATGAATGATAAAACGATAGTTACACACAACGGCAATTTTCACGCAGATGATGTTTTTAGTATCGCTGCGCTTAAAATTATTTTCCCTTCTTTTACCCTGATCCGCACACGCGATAATGCGATTATTAATGACGCCGATGTGGTTATTGATGTTGGCGGTCAATATGACCCACAAACTGACCGATTTGATCATCATCAACGTGGCGGTGCTGGCGCTCGTGAAAATGGTATTCCTTTTTCGTCATTTGGCTTGGTGTGGAGAAAATATGGCTTAGCAATATGTGATGATAACCAAGATGTGGCGAATGCGGTGGATGCAGGGCTTGTATCAACTATTGATGCCATTGATTGTGGTCATGTTGAAGGGGTTGCTACAGGCATTAGCTTAAGCCAAACAATTTCTATGTTTAACCCAACATGGGAAGAGGAAAGTGATTTTGATACTGCTTTTGATCAAGCGGTTGAATTTGCACACACTTTACTGATTCGTTTTGTAGCTTCTGCCCGAGGTGGTTTAAATGCTAAAAAGATTGTTGCTCAAGCAATAAAACAAGCTGATGATCCTCGATTAATCGTGTTAGAGCGCTATACTCCGTGGAAAAAAACCGTACATAGTTTATCTGATGAGGCATTATTTGTTGTCTACCCATCTCATTCTGGCAAGTGGATAGTGCAAACGGTGCCTGCAGAATTAGGCTCTTTTGAAGACAGAAAGTCATTACCTTCACCATGGGCAGGATTATCAGATGAAGAATTTCAAGCGGTAACCGGTATCGATGATGCTATGTTTTGTCACAATGGCTTATTTATCGCTGGTGCAGAATCATTCGACAGTGTTATGTCGCTTGCGGCTATGGCATTAGAATACTAG
- the tyrA gene encoding bifunctional chorismate mutase/prephenate dehydrogenase has translation MAEISDLAQLRTDIDECDAQLVALLAKRNGITQQIGAIKQQTGAPLHAPDREANLLAARRQEAINQGVNPDLVEDILRRMMREAYQNQQAKLACADPRLSPIVIVGGEGAMGQLFAKQFQRSGYEVKILDKAQQSQAVDILKGAKLVMISVPINALETVVNALPKLDDDCLLVDITSVKQAPLTVLKKVHSGPVVGLHPMFGPDISHWVKQTVVVCEGRSHEVAQGLLKQLQIWGCQLVELDAKKHDEAMQIIQVMRHLTTFVYGQFLAKQGHTLAELRSCSSPIYQLELMMVGRLFAQSPELYTDIMLAQFDNVESLLAQYQSLFSETLEKLKAGDKPALIDAFADAKSYFSDSTAHFLTQSRSLLNKANDAKVLD, from the coding sequence GTGGCAGAGATAAGTGATTTAGCGCAGCTAAGAACAGACATAGATGAATGCGATGCGCAACTGGTTGCCTTACTTGCAAAACGCAATGGCATTACTCAACAAATAGGCGCAATAAAACAACAAACTGGCGCGCCATTACATGCACCCGATAGAGAAGCCAATTTATTAGCTGCGCGACGCCAAGAGGCTATTAATCAAGGTGTGAATCCTGATTTAGTTGAAGACATTCTCAGACGCATGATGCGTGAAGCTTATCAAAATCAACAAGCCAAATTAGCCTGTGCCGATCCACGATTATCGCCAATTGTTATTGTTGGCGGTGAAGGGGCCATGGGGCAGTTATTTGCAAAACAATTTCAGCGCTCGGGATACGAAGTCAAAATTTTAGATAAAGCGCAGCAATCGCAGGCAGTCGATATTCTAAAAGGTGCAAAACTGGTGATGATCAGTGTACCAATAAATGCCCTTGAAACAGTTGTTAATGCACTACCGAAACTTGATGATGATTGTTTGCTGGTTGATATTACATCAGTTAAACAAGCCCCATTAACGGTACTTAAAAAAGTACATAGCGGGCCTGTTGTTGGCTTACATCCCATGTTTGGCCCTGATATTTCTCATTGGGTGAAACAAACTGTGGTGGTATGCGAAGGGCGCAGTCATGAGGTGGCGCAAGGGTTATTAAAGCAGCTACAAATATGGGGTTGTCAGTTAGTTGAGCTAGATGCTAAAAAGCATGATGAAGCAATGCAAATTATTCAGGTTATGCGCCATTTAACCACCTTTGTGTACGGTCAGTTTTTAGCAAAACAGGGGCATACACTTGCCGAGTTAAGAAGTTGCTCATCACCTATTTATCAATTAGAGCTAATGATGGTTGGCCGTTTATTTGCGCAATCGCCAGAGCTATACACCGATATTATGTTAGCGCAATTTGACAATGTCGAAAGCTTATTAGCGCAGTATCAGTCGCTGTTTTCAGAGACGCTTGAAAAGCTAAAAGCAGGAGATAAGCCCGCATTAATTGATGCTTTTGCAGATGCAAAGTCTTACTTCTCAGATTCAACGGCGCATTTTTTAACCCAAAGCCGTAGTTTATTAAATAAAGCGAATGATGCGAAAGTACTCGATTAA